The window CGAACCTGCGCTTGGCGAGCCGCGCCGTGCGCGGCGAGCCAGTGTTTCCATTCTCTGTCGCGCTTCGCGCGGCTGAATCGGTCGGCAAAATTCCTGAAAGTTTGATACTGGTGCGTTTGTTTGACGAAATCCGAACCTTTTTTGAACGGAACTGATGGCGCGCTTCGCGCGCCAAACTGAACGCTCGGGCGGGCAAAAAGGAAGGGGGTTGGGGGGAAGGAATTTTTGCCCGCCCTCGCTTTCCGCCGCCCGCCCTCGCTTTCCGCCGCCGCCGAATTTCGTATTTCGCTTTGCGAAATGCGCCGCCAATAAATTTGTTTGATTTTTTTCATTTTATTTGGTAGTATAACAATAAGGGTAATAACCATATATACTATAATACTACCAAAACTTTATTTATATGACAAGTGGAAAAACAATCAGTGAAAATATAAAGAAAGCACGGGCTAAACTTGGTTTGACCCAAGATGATTTAGCAAAGAAAGCGGACATCAAATATACAACGCTTATGAAGGTCGAAAGCGGCACTGTTAATAAACCGAGCGTCCAAACTATGGCGAAAATCGCCAAAGCGTTAGGTGTTTTGATAGAGGATTTAATAAAATAATTTTATGGAGACGGATCAAAAGGGTTTTGCGAATATCATTTTGGTTGTGGTAACGATCATACTTTTAGGCGCGGCTGGTTATTTTATCTTTGTTGAAAACACCAAACCAGCTAAACCATCTTTGGAAATGCCTATTTCATCTAAT of the Candidatus Spechtbacteria bacterium genome contains:
- a CDS encoding helix-turn-helix transcriptional regulator; the protein is MTSGKTISENIKKARAKLGLTQDDLAKKADIKYTTLMKVESGTVNKPSVQTMAKIAKALGVLIEDLIK